CTACCTCGTACTGGGATCAATGGTCACGCGCCTTGGCTTTGCACAAAAGCAGAAGCAAGGGCTTGCGGAGGCGCGAGGTGGCCGGCGAGGTCCAGCAAACGTTTGGGGATCTGCCTTGACTGGCACAGTGATCGCTCTCTTGATTGGAGCAGGTCTCGGCTCCCCGACGCTGTTGCTGATTGGATTTGCAGCCAGCTTCGCGGCCAAACTTGCTGACACCTTTGGCAGTGAGATCGGCAAACGCTGGGGACGAACCACAGTGTTGATCACCAGTCTTCGCAGAGTGCCAGCAGGAACGGAGGGTGCCGTGAGCCTGGAAGGCACCCTGGCGAGTGCCGCTGGCAGCCTGCTCATGATGCTGGTGATGGCGGGGCTGTCGATCGTGACCTCTCCCACGGCGATGCTGGTGGTCGCATTTGTGGGTCTGATCGCGACCCTGCTGGAAAGCCTGCTGGGAGCTCTGGCTCAGGAGAGGGTGACCTGGTTAACCAATGAGATCGTCAACGGCTTGCAAACCGCCTGGGCCGCCGTCTTGGCGATGCTGATTGCGCTTCCGCTGGGTCTTGCGGGCTAATGGGAGGCACTGCTGTAGAGGTCGTGCTGCCTGTCGCAATCGGCTCAGCGACTCTCGGATTGATTGGCGTAGCAAGCCTGCATCAACCTTTTCTCTCAAAGCAAGGTCCTTGATTGGAATGTTGTCGACATAGCGAGCAAGGAGCCAACAACACTGTTGAGGCTCAAGTGTCTTCAGAGCGTCCTTCAACCAGCGAAGGCTGGGTTCCTCCACCGAAACAGGCACAGAGGAGGGATCCTCGATTTGATGAAGCAGGGAGCTTCTCAGCTCTCCGTCTACCGCCTGAATGGAAGGCGCAACATCAAGCGAAGCCACGTAGCTGAGGGAGTGAGCGATCAGGGCCTCTCGCCAACGGTGAGGGCTCACGTTGAGGGATGCTGCGAGGCCTCGCTCATCCAGTGGATCCAGACTCTGTTGCAACCGTTGCGCCTGAAGACGCACACCCCGACTATGCAAGTCCTTCAAACGCCAAGGAATCCTCAGCGCATGTTGTCGATCGCGACGGAAATGCAGGATTTGGCCGTTCACCCTGGTTAACACATAGGTGCTGATGCGACATCCACGTTGAGGATCAAAGTTGGCCATTCCATGAATCAAGCCCAAGCGACCTTCCTGCACTAAATCGTCTTGCTCTCCTGGAAAGCGAGCCGCTTGATGGATGGCGGCATGGTGCGCCAATCCAAGATGTTCAAGCACAGCATCGTTGCGATCAAGAATTGACTGGGGCAATAATCTGCGCTGCTCGCGCCGTCGAAGGCTCTCAGGAGAAGGCATGAAATGTGGGTGATTTGGACCCCTTCAACGTCGCTTTCATCGGCCTTTACACCCTCCTCCTTTCCAATGGAAGGTTCCACTCGAAAGGATGAAAACCAAGCCATCCGAAGAGTGAACACTTGCTATGAGTGGAACGATACAAACCCTTAAACCATGATCAAATCACGGACTCACCACTCAATCACTTTCGTTTTTTTGTCTCTTTTCAGCGGTATAGCGATGACACAAGCGATGCCTAGTAACGCCCAATCGATTGAAGAATGGTATGAAAGCCGCCCACCAGAACAACTTTGCGAGCTTTATCGCTCAGGGGCAATTCGACCAGATCAACTCCCTGGGGGAAGAGACTCAGAGCCTTGCGCGAATTTTCCGACCCCGGATCAATACGTCATCAAGGATGTGAACTGACAATGGGGCTCCAGACCAGCCCAATGAAGAAGTGGCTTCCACTCCTGAAGTCGTTGATGAATCCAGTGATGACCTGTGCTGTTGAGATGAATGCCGTCAGGTTCCAACCAGGTCAACCAATCGGGCTCTGCGGCCATCGCTCGGTGCAGGCTTAAAAATGGAACATCGGCTTCCAGGCACGTTTCCTCCAATTGCGCTTCATGGATAGCCACTGCCTCATTGCTGTACCAAAGGCAATCAGCGAAAGGCATGACCGCTTCATCAACAACGCTGAGCCCCATCACCATGACTTGAGTGACTGGCGTCATCGCCGCAAGCAATTGCTCAAGCCCGAAGCGAAACGCTTCAGCACTCAATTGCTGCCGTCCATCAAGCCGGCCCACCCGTGCGCTGTCATTGAGCCCCACCGAGAGCAGCAAACCATCGGGCTGCTGGCGACGGAGCTCACCGCGGCAACTCCACTCTTGCTGCCATCGCTGAGCGATGCGCTCCAGTCCATCCCCACGTACGCCAAGCCCATACACCACGGGGGCTGAGGGCATCGTCATCCATTGACGCCTCAAGCGTTCACACCATCCCCCTCCCTCTGAATCACCCCATCCGTACACGCCACTATCCCCGATCACGACAAGCTGCCGCGGCGCTGTTGTCATCACTGGCGGTCACGCAATCCAGACGTCAGCTTTGCAGCCAGAGCGAACGGCAGCGGTCACTGAGTGATTCCCCACTGATGGTGAGGGCGCAATAGCAACAAAGCACTAATACCACCGCAGCCCAATGAAAGGAGCTGAGTGATTCCAGCAGCTGCCAGCCCAAACCACTTCCCCCAATCATTCCCACTACCACTGTTTCGCGGAGGATCACATCACTGCGGTAAGCCCCATAAGCCAGATAGCTAGGACTTTGAGGACTGAGCAGGCCATACAACCAGCTCATCCGCTCTGAACTCCCCATCGCTCTGAGGGCTTCTTGACGCTGGCCCCTTTGTTGCTGAAGCCCTTCGAGCAGCAACCGCCCCATCACCCCACTGTTGTGAAGTCCGATCGCCAAGGCACCAATCGCCAGGCTCGGGCGATTGCTGAGCAGTAGGAGCAGCACCATTAATGGCGGTGGGATCCAGCGCATGAAGGCCCAGAACAACGAGCAACACTGATGCCACCTGGAGGAGGGCCATATGAGCAAGGCCAGGGGGGGAAGTCCGATCGCAATCCCCGCAGCCAACAAGGTGAGGCCCAGCGTTTCCAAAATCATGCGCAGCCAAGGAAGTTCAGTGGCGGCCGCACTCAGCTGGGTCCAGGAAGGAACCTCCATCCCGATCCAGCTGAGTCCAGAAAACTGATCAGGAACGATCAGCCGTAGCCAAAACGTGCCGATCAATCCCAAAACGATCGTCAAGGTGCCGAACAACAGAATTCGACGTTGACCCTGAACCCCGTCTCCAGAACGTCCTCGCCAAAATCTCAACAGCTGCTCCAGAATCAACATCACGGCCGATAGAACCCACAACCCTGTCCACAGCTCACGAAACTGCAACGACTGAAGGGTGAGCTGCAGTTCGGTTCCAAGCCCCCCTAAGCCAAAAACCCCCAGCAAGGTGGCGCTTCGCAAGGCACATTCGAGCCTGTACCCCCCGTAGCTCATCAAGACAGTGCCCATTCCTGGGTTGAGAGCCGTCATCAAGGCCGACAGGGGCTGCACCCCTGCGCTGATTAAGGCATTCAGAGGACGATGATCTGCGCTGTCGAGATGATCTCGCCAAATCCTTGCCACGAGGGTGCTGTAAGGAATCACGATCGCAGCGACAGCAACGTAGGGATGAAGCCCCAACACCTGAAGCAACAACAGGCCCCAAACCAGCTCATGCACCGCTCTTGGGATGGCAAGGACCCCTCGTAGCGCTTTCGCTGGCCAAGGGGGAAGAGTCCAGCTTCTCCACACCACATCCGCGCAAGCGCTGCCGAGAAGCACACCCAACAACAAGCTGAGACTCCAGCTCAGAAAAGCCGTGGCCATGGTGACTCCAAGACCATGCCAAACCGCATGAAGGACATCGGGATCCAACGACGGATGCAGGGCTCCTGAAAGGAATTGCTGCCAAATCGACAGCCCGCCTCCATGCAGCCCGATCAAAGTCACGATCAAAACGGGCACCAGAGCCATGGCAGGCAACAAGGTGAGCAGGGGTGCCGCTGGTCTCGGGCGGTTCATCCGGCCGCGTACAACCTGGAAAGGTCAGTAGGAGTGAGTTGATCTGCTGGTTGGTCCATCACAAGCTGCCCATCCTGCAAACCGATCACACGATCAAAGCGATGGACGAGTTCGGGTTGATGCAAGCTGATCACAATCGCCTGAGCGCCACAATTCAGCTGCCCCTCGGGCGAACGGTTCAACAAGTGATCCAATAAGTCAGAGGCGATTGCAGGATCCAAATTTGCAATCGGTTCGTCGGCCAAGATCAGTTGCGGTTGCTGACGGAGCAAACGGGCAAGAGCCACACGTTGTCTCTGCCCTCCTGACAGCTGGCGGATCGGAGCATCAATCAAGCCACGCTCGATCAGATCAGCATCAAAACCTGCCCGCTGCAAGCAATCTTTGCAGGCGGATTGATCCACATTGAACAACAGATTGGACAATGCCCAGATCAGGTTGTGACGGCCCAAGGCACCGCTGTTGACGTTCTGTCCCACGCTGAGCTCCTCCACAAGCAGCAGGTCTTGCCAGAGCATTCCAATCTCCCTTTTTTGGCGACGAGGCATGGTGCGAATCGACGCACCACACCAACGCACCTCTCCCTGTTCAACACGAAGACTGCCATTGGCGATGGCCAGCAAGGTGCTCTTTCCGGCCCCGCTCCGTCCAAGCAAGGCGATCCGCTCTCCCTCAAACACCGAGAGGGAGATCGAGCGCAGTCGATCTCCTCTTGGGCCACTCAGGCTGACGTTCACCAACTCAAGAAGAGAGGTCAACGGATCTTGCCGAGCTGACGACCCACCTGCTCAATGGGTTGATAGGCAGATTCCTGAGCTGGAATGAAGCGCTTGGCAGCAAACAATTCCAAGATGGTTTTCTGACGCTTGATGGTGGGGGTTAAAGCCAAAATGGCCTTCTGGAGTTTGGTTGTGAACCCCTTCCCGAAGCGTTGGTCGAGATTGGGCCGTGCCAACCAGTGGTAATTCCCAAACGAAGGAGTTGTCCAGAGGACCTTCACCTTGTTGGGATCCACTGTCCCGTTCTTGATCGCGACATTCCAGACCGGCTGACTCAGAGCACCAGCCTGATAGGAACCGCTCTGCACCAAAGCGATCGTGGCATCGTGGCTTCCACTGAAGCCTGCTTGTCCACCCGCAAGTTGCTTTGGGGTCACCCCTGCTTGAGCCAAGAAATACTGAGGCATCAGTCGTCCCGACGTGGAACTTTCTGATCCAAACGTGAAGCGCTTTCCTTTAAGGCCTTTCAGACCATCAATGCTGCTAATGGGTTGTAAACCTGCTGAAGAATTGGCGATAAAAACACTATTAAATTTCGCGTCGATGGCTCGTTGTGCCAGAACCTTGGCACCTGGCGTTTGAAGTCGAGCCTGAATCCCTGTCAGACCTCCGAACCAAACGAGATCCAAACTTCCGGTCCTAAAAGCACTCACGGCTGCTGGGTAATTGCTAACCGGCACGTACCGGACAGGGACCTTCAATTTGTCGCTTAATTCAGCAGCAAGTTGTCCGTATCGACGATTTAACCGTTCTGGATTTTGATCGGGTATGGCTCCGATCCGAAGTGTTGCTTGAGCATTCGCTGGAAGGACCATTGCGCCCTGGCCACAAAAAAAGGCCAAAAGAACAACGGCCCCTTGTTTTCGGACCCGTGTCAAAAGCTTGGTCATGCCTGAAAAGTGATGGGGTTATGGACGAGTCAGCAAACTCTTAAGCCGACTCAGCCCATCGGAAATCGTCTCACGCGAAACGGCACAAGACAGCCTGACGCAGCGATCATCGCCAAAGGCACCACCGGGAACGATCGCCAGTCCTTCCTCCTCGAGAGCACGCTCGCAAAAGGCCAGCGAATCGGGAATGACATCAGGCAAGCGAGGAAAGGCATAAAAAGCGCCTCTCGGTGGTACGAGGGTGATGCCCTCCATCTGTTGAAGACCAGTGCAGAGCTCAGCACGCCGCGTGTTGTAGCTAGCAGCCATCTCACGGACGCAGTCCCGAGAGCCCTGAAGCGCCGCCAAAGCCCCCCGTTGAGCAAAGCTGCACACATTGCTTGTGCTTTGGCTTTGCAGGGCAGCCGCGGCCTTGATCACCGTGCTGTCACCACTGAGATATCCGAGTCGCCAACCGGTCATGGCCCAGCCTTTGGCAAAACCATTCACCACAAAACACCGCTCTCTGAGATCTGGAGCTACGGCAGCAAAACTGTGGTGGGATTCACCCTCTTCCAACAGGTATTCGTAAATTTCATCGCTCATCACCATCAGGTTGGGATGCTTTCGCACCAGCTCTGCCAGGGCTTCTAGTTCACTGAGACTCAACACACGACCTGTTGGGTTGCCCGGTGAATTGAGCACCAGAACCTTGGTTAACGGGGTGATGGATTGTTCAATCTTGTTGAGATCAAGTCCAAACCCATCGCTTGCTGACGACGACACCGTGACAGGGTTTCCCCCAGCCAAGCGAACAATTTCTGGGTAACTCAACCAATACGGGGCCGGAATAATGACTTCATCTCCTGGGTTCAGAAGAACTTGAAACAGGTTGTAAATCGCCTGTTTTCCGCCATTGGTGACCAAGACCTGATCGGTTTTGGTGGGGATGTTGTTTTCAAGACTCAATTTCTGAGCGATGGCAGCCCGCAGCTCTGGATCGCCAGCAGCCGGTCCATACCGGGTGATGCCATCCCTTAGGGCTTGGATCGACGCCTCAACAATGAAGTCTGGCGTCCCGAAATCCGGCTCCCCCGCACTCAAGCTGCACACATTCACACCCTTTTGCTGCAGGGCTTTTGCTCGGGCGCTGATGGCAAGTGTGAGCGATGGCTGCAGAGCCAAAGCTCGGTGCGAGAGAAATGGGGGGCCTGGCATCAGCACGGCACCCCCTCGATGGATGCTCGGATATGTGAAACATCATCCTGCCTGATGTGGCGTCGGTGACAACACCGATGTGCTGATGACAGCCTGGATCGAAATGTTGTCCATGCCGACCATGTCAGCTGAAACGACCTCATTGAGTTGGGTGTTGGCGGCCAACAATCCCCAATCTCTCGCGGAGTTTTATGCGAACGCTCTGGGATGTGCGTGCCGTCAAGGACTGTCAGACCAGCACTGGATGCTGTCTCTACCCATGGGCGGAACACTGCAGATTTATCGCCCTTCCCGTCAACGGCCTTGGCCCGTGCAAGGTGCAGCCCTGGCCCCTTGTTTTCAGCGGATTGGAACCGACCATCCAGAGACGGAGCTGGCCGGTTGGATCGAGCAACTGGAGGGCTTGGGAGCGCGGCGGCGCGAAACCACTCGTCTGGAATCGTTTGGAGCGGAATGCTGGATGGAGGATCCAGAAGGGCAGCCCTTTCTCACCTTGGTGCTGACGCAAGGTTCCACTGGCTCATAGGGTTTTGAGCTGAGCGATCCATGCGCGTGTCCTTAGAAGACTTCGAGGCATCCTGTCTCCAGTGTCAGCGCTGTGATCTGGCGCAAGAACGCAAGACTGTTGTGGTCAGTCGTGGAAACCCTTCAGCGCGGCTGATGGTGATTGGAGAAGCGCCAGGGGCTGATGAGGATGCTCAGGGGCGTCCTTTTGTTGGGCGTTCCGGTCGCCTCTTGGATGCATGCCTAGCCGAGGTGGGGCTTGATCAAGCAGACGACGCTTATATCTGCAACTTGATCAAATGCCGCCCCCCTGGTAACCGACGCCCCACCCCAGCAGAGCTCATGGCCTGCAGACCGTGGCTTGATCGTCAAATTCTGGAGGTCGATCCAGAGATCTTGTTCATTCTTGGAGCGACAGCCACAGCGTCACTGCTCCAATGCCGTACACCGATTAGTCGATTAAGGGGGCAGTGGACGGAATGGGAAGGGCGCTCAGTGATGCCGAGTTTTCATCCCTCGTACCTCTTGCGAAATCCTTCACGAGACCCTGGGAAGCCCCGGTCGCTGTTTATGGCTGATCTGACCCACGTCAAGCGCGCACTGAACGGGGTTGTGTCAGGGTTATCTCCAGATTCGAGCGATCCTTGATGACCGCCTCGCAGCGTTACGACACCAAGATTCATCGCCGGGTGACGCGCACGGTGATGGTGGGCGATGTACCCATCGGAAGTGAGCATCCGATTGCGGTGCAATCGATGATTAATGAGGACACGCTTGACATCGACGGGTCGGTCGCGGGAATTCGTCGGCTAGCCGATGCCGGATGCGAAATCGTGCGTGTCACGACTCCGTCGATCGGTCATGCCATCGCGATGGGGAAGATTCGCTCAGCACTTCGAGCACAGGGATGCAAGATCCCACTCGTGGCCGATGTCCATCACAACGGCACCCGCATTGCCCTAGAAGTCGCCAAGCACGTCGACAAAGTGCGCATTAATCCTGGGTTGTTTGTTTTCGACAAACCAGATCCCAATCGCCAGGAGTTCAGCAAAGACGAGTTTGATGCGATTGGAGAAAGAATCAAGGAAACATTTGCTCCGCTCGTTCAAGTCCTGAAAGAGCAAAACAAGGCCTTGAGAATTGGAGTGAATCACGGTTCCTTGGCTGAACGCATGCTGTTCACCTATGGAGATACCCCTCAAGGCATGGTCGAATCGGCCATGGAGTTCGTACGCATCTGCGATTCACTCGATTTTCACAACATCGTGATTTCAATGAAGGCATCGCGGGCGCCCGTGATGCTGGCGGCCTACCGATTGATGGCGGACACCATGGATCGTGAAGGGTTCAACTACCCCCTGCACTTAGGAGTCACCGAAGCAGGTGATGGCGACTACGGCCGAATTAAAAGCACGGCAGGAATCGCAACGTTGCTGGCAGAAGGGCTTGGAGACACCCTGCGGGTGTCCCTCACAGAAGCTCCTGAAAAGGAAATTCCCGTGTGCTTTTCGATTCTGCAGGCACTGGGAATCCGCAAGACGATGGTCGAATACGTGGCCTGTCCGAGCTGCGGTCGCACTTTGTTTAATCTTGAGGAGGTTCTTCATCAGGTCCGAAACGCCACCTCTCATCTCACCGGTCTCGACATTGCGGTGATGGGTTGCATTGTGAATGGACCTGGCGAGATGGCTGATGCTGACTACGGTTACGTCGGCAAGGGGCCTGGGGTGATCGCCCTGTATCGCAACCGTGATGAGATCCGAAAAGTACCCGAGTCTGAGGGGGTGGCAGCCTTGGTTCAGCTCATCAAAGACGACGGCCGCTGGGTTGAACCCGACTGATGTCGTTAGGGTGCTTAAAAGGTCCACATGGACGATATGAGCGCTAAAAATTTCGGCACCAAAGGATCTCAACGTCACAGCTGGTTTTTAGCTCTAGGAGCAGGGGCTGTTACAGCGGCTGTTGTCGTGGCAAATCCTGGTTTGGGTTTGCCAAGCACGACATCGTCATCAATTACCAATAGCCCGAAAGAGGTGATTGATCAGGTCTGGCAGATCGTGTATCGAGATTTCCTGGATTCTTCAGGCGGATATGACCTCGATCAATGGTCAATCCTTCGCAAGGATTTGCTCTCCAAGTCTTATGCAGGAACAGAGGAATCCTATGAAGCGATTCGAGGAATGTTGGCGAGTCTTGATGACCCTTACACCCGATTCCTGGACCCAAAAGAGTTCAAGGAAATGCAAATTGACACGTCGGGGGAATTAACCGGTGTCGGCATACAAATTTCATTAGACAAAGACACCAAAGAGATTGTGGTGGTGTCGCCGATTGAAGGCACACCTGCCTCCAAAGCCGGGGTCCAACCCAAGGACGTCATCGTTTCGATTGATGGTCAACCCACCAAGGGAATGACCACGGAAGATGCGGTGAAGCTCATTCGTGGAACGGAAGGAAGCGACGTCGTCCTGGGCTTACGCCGCAATGGCTCCATCCTTGAGGTTCCCCTCATTCGGGCTCGCATTGAAATCCAGGCCGTCGACAGTCAACTCAACACCAGTGCCAACGGAACCAAGGTGGGCTACATCCGCCTCAAGCAATTCAACGCGAATGCCTCCAAAGAGATGCGAGCAGCGATTCGCGACCTTGAAAAACAAGGATCTCAGGGTTACGTCCTTGATTTGCGCAGCAACCCAGGTGGCTTGCTCGAAGCCAGCGTCGACATTGCCCGTCAATGGCTGGATGAAGGGACGATTGTCAGCACAAAAACCCGTGAGGGCATTCAGGACGTCCGCCGTGCCACAGGAAATGCTTTAACAGACCGTCCAGTGGTGGTGTTGGTCAATGAGGGCTCCGCGAGCGCAAGCGAGATTCTTTCAGGAGCGCTTCAAGACAACGAACGCGGGGTTCTGGTAGGCCAAAAAACCTTTGGGAAAGGGCTCGTCCAATCCGTGCGCGGACTCTCTGACGGATCTGGGATGACCGTCACGATTGCGAAATACCTCACACCCAAAGGCACCGATATCCATAAAAACGGCATCCGCCCGGATGTTCCTGTGGAGATGAGTGAGAAGGAGATTAAAACTCTCACGATTGAACAGTTGGGGACCAACAAAGATGGGCAGTACCGCGTAGCGGAAACCACCCTGCTCAAAGCGCTACAGGCTCCAAAAGCGGAAAGAACGTATCAACCAGGAGCCGCCAACCTTCAGTCAGCACTTCAGCGATAGGGAGCCAAACCAAACCCTTCGCGTTCGCTTCGACTCTCTGCGGACCTGCGGCCTTGGTGTGTTGCAGGAATGATGGCCGTTCTGGCTGGAACAGCTTCACGGACCCTCTGCAAGAGAGCAGTGCAGCCACCAGCAGAGTGGATGGCATCGTCCAAGCTGCTCAGCGGAATGCGTTGTCCCCAAGTCCTAGGCCATCCCCAGGTTTGGCCTTGTCGTTCCAACAAAGCAACTGCCTCTGCCCGCTCGATTGAACCGGAACGCATCAAACAGGTGGTGGTAGCCAAAGTGGCAACCTGAAGATTGGAGGCTTGAGACGAGCGCGTGGGATACACAGGTTGAACCTGGCGCCTGATGGGAAAGGGCCTAGATGGAATATTGAATGGGGTTTGAGACAGGCCACCCCCAGACATTTGCCCAAGGGCTGCGATCGCTAATTGCAGGAGAAGATTATTCATCGTTCAGTTGTGATTCGTTTGTTGGGGAGATGTGCTTACACGCGAACGGTTGAGCCGCAGTAGCGATCGAAGAGCTTCATGACATCTTTGGCAGGAAGTTTCGCCGTATAGCGAGCCTCAAGTTCTGCGAGATGCTGACTACGGGGATACGCCCTAATCGACTTCCATTCCTCTGGCGTTTCCCGTCTCAAGACGCGAGACATCATGAGATGTTGACTGGGAAGAGTGATCGATCCACCGGCGCAGCGCTGCATTCTGTGCGTGGCTTCGTGAGCCAGAGTGTTCCAAACCTCTGCCGCATTGCGGTGAGTGCGACACACGATCAAGGTGTCATTTTTCGGATGGTAAGCCCCCTGCAACCCCCGTGTTGAGCAATTACGTTGAATCACTCTCACCCCATGAGACGTGAGTTTGTTGCGCAAGGCATCAACCGCGGCCCAAGATTGAGCATGAACAGGTGCTGTCTCGAGAAGAAGAAGCACAGGGGTGAGGCATGCAATCGATGGCCATTCTTTAAAGAAGACAAGCGGCTTGATTGGCATGGGCAGCCGTCGGAGAGCACCTCACAGCTTCGGACAGTGATACACAAAAAAAATCACCCAAAAGGGTGATTCTTATGACTAAATGTGAGTGAAGCTCCGCCTAAGCGACGGGTTGCATCAAGCCACCACCTGGAGACGAGTCGTCATCATCGTTTTCCGTATCGTTCTGCCACATGGCGAAAATTCCCAGAGCTGCTGCACCAACCAAACTGCCTAGAAGGCTGAGGGAGCTTCCCGATGCAATTGGATCGATGAATTCAGCCACTTGGTAACACGCCGAGTCACCACATAGTAACGAAGGATTGCGAATTGTGTTGCACTTTCTCATCTTTCCCAGGCGGGCTTGAGCTCAAACCGTCAAAACCGCTTCGTTCTGGTCTTTTTGCTGTTGCTCACGCTGCTCACGCGTCAATCCATCCGGATCCGGAATCTGTGATGCCATCTGCTCTAGCCAGCCTTTGAGCTCGTCGAGCTGCCTCTCCATGGGCAGAACACCAAGGCCTCTGGCCAGGACCTTGGCAACACTTCCACTTCCTGCCTGATACACAAGTCGACCATGGAGATGTTGAGGCAAGCCCTGACGGAGCAGACGAAACGCGGGTTCCTCCATCGGCGTTTCGAGCGCAATATTTGGTTTTTCCGGACGAATCCGGGCGAATCCGCAACGTTTCGCGAGCAGCTTGAGTTCCATCAACTGCAACAGGGATTGAACCGGCCCGGGCAAGGCCCCGTAACGATCGGCCCAACCAGCAGCCAGTTCCACCAGAGCTTCTGAACTGAGACACTCGGATGCAGCCCGGTAGGCGGACATCTTCTCGTCGGCATCGACGATCCAGTCGGCAGGGATAAACGCCGTGACCTGCAGATCCACCTGCGTATCGTCCACAGCGGGAATGTCTTGCCCCTGAATTTCAGCCAACGACTCTTGCAACATCTCCATGTAGAGATCGAAACCAATGGCCTCCATCTGTCCGCTTTGTTCCACACCGAGCAGGTTGCCCACCCCCCGGATCTCCATATCCCGCATCGCCAGTTGATAGCCACTACCAAGCTGGGCGAATTCCTGGATCGCGCGTAAACGCTGTCGTGCCGCCTCACTGAGCGAGGCATCTCCGGGATAAAACAACCAGGCATGAGCTTGGACACCGCTACGCCCCACGCGTCCCCTGAGCTGATAGAGCTGAGCGAGTCCAAACCGGTGCGCATCTTCGATCAGAATCGTGTTGACGCGAGGAATGTCGAGCCCGCTCTCCACAATGGTGGTGCAAAGCATCACATCGGCTTCTCCACCGTTGAACGCCACCATCGCGCTCTCCAGCTCACCTTCGGCCATTTGTCCATGGGCAACGAGGAGCTTGAGGCCAGGAAGCATCTCACGAAGCTTGCCGGCAACCTCCTCAATCCCCTCCACGCGAGGCACCACATAAAACACCTGGCCACCACGATCAAGCTCTTGACGGATAGAACTGCGAACAGCTTCGTCATCCAGCGCCGCCAAGTGGGTTTTAATCGGCCGGCGCAAGGGGGGTGGAGTCGTAATCAAACTCATTTCACGCACCCCAGACAAGCTCATATAAAGGGTTCGAGGAATGGGCGTGGCTGAGAGCGTCAAGACATCCACGTCCTTGCGCAAGGCCTTGATTTTTTCCTTTTGATTCACACCGAAACGT
The window above is part of the Synechococcus sp. WH 8020 genome. Proteins encoded here:
- a CDS encoding VOC family protein produces the protein MPTMSAETTSLSWVLAANNPQSLAEFYANALGCACRQGLSDQHWMLSLPMGGTLQIYRPSRQRPWPVQGAALAPCFQRIGTDHPETELAGWIEQLEGLGARRRETTRLESFGAECWMEDPEGQPFLTLVLTQGSTGS
- a CDS encoding uracil-DNA glycosylase — protein: MRVSLEDFEASCLQCQRCDLAQERKTVVVSRGNPSARLMVIGEAPGADEDAQGRPFVGRSGRLLDACLAEVGLDQADDAYICNLIKCRPPGNRRPTPAELMACRPWLDRQILEVDPEILFILGATATASLLQCRTPISRLRGQWTEWEGRSVMPSFHPSYLLRNPSRDPGKPRSLFMADLTHVKRALNGVVSGLSPDSSDP
- the ispG gene encoding (E)-4-hydroxy-3-methylbut-2-enyl-diphosphate synthase is translated as MTASQRYDTKIHRRVTRTVMVGDVPIGSEHPIAVQSMINEDTLDIDGSVAGIRRLADAGCEIVRVTTPSIGHAIAMGKIRSALRAQGCKIPLVADVHHNGTRIALEVAKHVDKVRINPGLFVFDKPDPNRQEFSKDEFDAIGERIKETFAPLVQVLKEQNKALRIGVNHGSLAERMLFTYGDTPQGMVESAMEFVRICDSLDFHNIVISMKASRAPVMLAAYRLMADTMDREGFNYPLHLGVTEAGDGDYGRIKSTAGIATLLAEGLGDTLRVSLTEAPEKEIPVCFSILQALGIRKTMVEYVACPSCGRTLFNLEEVLHQVRNATSHLTGLDIAVMGCIVNGPGEMADADYGYVGKGPGVIALYRNRDEIRKVPESEGVAALVQLIKDDGRWVEPD
- a CDS encoding S41 family peptidase yields the protein MSAKNFGTKGSQRHSWFLALGAGAVTAAVVVANPGLGLPSTTSSSITNSPKEVIDQVWQIVYRDFLDSSGGYDLDQWSILRKDLLSKSYAGTEESYEAIRGMLASLDDPYTRFLDPKEFKEMQIDTSGELTGVGIQISLDKDTKEIVVVSPIEGTPASKAGVQPKDVIVSIDGQPTKGMTTEDAVKLIRGTEGSDVVLGLRRNGSILEVPLIRARIEIQAVDSQLNTSANGTKVGYIRLKQFNANASKEMRAAIRDLEKQGSQGYVLDLRSNPGGLLEASVDIARQWLDEGTIVSTKTREGIQDVRRATGNALTDRPVVVLVNEGSASASEILSGALQDNERGVLVGQKTFGKGLVQSVRGLSDGSGMTVTIAKYLTPKGTDIHKNGIRPDVPVEMSEKEIKTLTIEQLGTNKDGQYRVAETTLLKALQAPKAERTYQPGAANLQSALQR